The proteins below come from a single Xyrauchen texanus isolate HMW12.3.18 chromosome 1, RBS_HiC_50CHRs, whole genome shotgun sequence genomic window:
- the LOC127646851 gene encoding macrophage mannose receptor 1-like — MEQKAFITFILSAVFSSSACVPRQYHFVNQNLNWTEAQRYCRENYTDLATINNKNDIEDLLKSVNDGQIEHVWIGLQKTVSYKWKWSLGDPAFYTENNSQYRNWFPGQPNHDGDCSNMNPGQWNDSPCNDNFRFICYNDSSKRFIPVLQTMTWRDAQIYCRENHTDLVSVRNQTENQQIEKIRNDAHITSGAWIGLFRDSWEWSDQSNSSYRNWRKSQPDNSGGNENCAVVWVKSDRGQWGDWKCDKKTQFVCHEDKLVLIQQNLSWNEALRYCRENHVDLVSVISEQIQRRVMNVARKASTAEVWLGLRHSCTLGIWFWVNGEILCYQNWAAGNGTGVEDCSDAVRVGAVQSGGDPRWISLPQTHKLNFICSNYDE, encoded by the exons ATGGAGCAAAAAGCATTCATCACTTTTATTCTCtcag CTGTCTTCAGTTCATCTGCATGTGTTCCACGTCAGTATCACTTTGTGAATCAGAATTTGAACTGGACTGAAGCTCAGAGATACTGCAGAGAGAATTACACAGATCTGGCCACCATCAACAACAAGAATGACATAGAAGATCTGCTGAAGAGTGTGAATGATGGTCAGATTGAACATGTCTGGATTGGACTGCAGAAGACAGTCAGTTATAAATGGAAGTGGTCTCTGGGTGACCCTGCGTTCTACACAGAAAATAATTCACAGTATCGCAACTGGTTCCCGGGACAACCGAATCATGATGGTGACTGTAGTAACATGAATCCTGGACAATGGAATGATTCTCCTTGTAATGACAATTTTCGTTTCATATGTTACAATG ACAGCAGTAAAAGATTCATCCCTGTACTTCAGACAATGACGTGGAGAGATGCTCAGATTTACTGCAGAGAGAATCACACAGATCTGGTCAGTGTGAGGAACCAGACTGAGAATCAACAGATTGAGAAGATCAGGAATGATGCACACATAACATCTGGAGCCTGGATCGGTCTGTTCAGAGACTCATGGGAGTGGTCAGATCAGAGTAACTCCTCATACAGAAACTGGAGGAAATCCCAACCTGATAATTCTGGGGGGAATGAAAACTGTGCAGTGGTTTGGGTCAAGTCAGACCGTGGACAATGGGGTGATTGGAAGTGTGATAAAAAAACTCAGTTTGTCTGTCATGAAG ataAACTGGTTTTGATTCAACAGAATCTGAGCTGGAATGAAGCTCTGAGATACTGCAGAGAGAATCATGTGGATCTGGTGTCAGTTATCTCTGAACAGATTCAGCGTCGGGTGATGAATGTGGCCAGAAAAGCCTCCACTGCTGAAGTGTGGTTGGGTCTACGTCACTCCTGCACTCTGGGCATCTGGTTTTGGGTGAATGGAGAGATCTTGTGTTATCAGAACTGGGCTGCAGGTAATGGGACAGGAGTGGAAGACTGCAGTGATGCTGTGAGAGTTGGAGCAGTTCAGTCTGGAGGAGATCCGCGCTGGATCAGCCTTCCTCAAACTCACAAACTCAACTTCATCTGCTCCAACTATGATGAGTGA